One segment of Rhipicephalus sanguineus isolate Rsan-2018 chromosome 6, BIME_Rsan_1.4, whole genome shotgun sequence DNA contains the following:
- the LOC119396803 gene encoding probable U3 small nucleolar RNA-associated protein 11: MSSFAKAAKAGQRIHKERQQPEARRHLGVLEKKKDYKLRARDYQNKQKRLKRLRQRALTRNPDEFYFHMVNAKLDGGEHHDRVKGEEFTPAQLKLMQTQDVNYVTTKRVTEAKKIERLRANLHLLDDSSERVKTHTFFVDSKKEAQNFDFAKKLETHPSLLGRAFNRPKLETLHKESIADIPEDVIKATTHEMKKSYRELTKRLERQKELKVVEQKMIVKKKLLDKKNPPVKKVREGTKDSAPVYLWKKERKR, from the exons ATGTCTTCATTCGCAAAAGCAGCCAAGGCAGGCCAGAGGATACACAAAGAGCGGCAGCAG CCGGAAGCCAGGCGTCACCTTGGTGTACTAGAGAAAAAGAAGGACTACAAGCTCCGAGCGAG GGACTACCAGAATAAACAAAAGCGACTAAAACGACTACGGCAGAGAGCACTCACTAGGAATCCGGATGAATTCTACTTTCACATGGTCAACGCCAAACTCGAT GGAGGCGAGCACCACGACAGAGTGAAAGGTGAAGAGTTCACGCCGGCACAGCTAAAGCTTATGCAGACACAAGATGTCAACTACGTCACCACAAAGCGTGTGACCGAAGCAAAG AAAATTGAAAGACTCCGAGCAAACCTCCATCTTCTTGATGATAGCAGTGAGCGTGTGAAGACTCACACATTTTTTGTAGACTCCAAAAAGGAAG CTCAAAACTTTGATTTTGCCAAGAAGCTGGAAACTCACCCATCTCTGTTGGGCCGAGCCTTCAACCGACCAAAACTGGAAACCCTTCACAAGGAATCCATCGCTGATATTCCAGAGGACGTGATCAAGGCAA CAACGCATGAAATGAAAAAGAGCTACCGAGAGCTGACCAAGCGGCTGGAGAGGCAAAAGGAGCTCAAAGTAGTCGAGCAGAAGATGATCGTGAAGAAGAAGCTCCTT GACAAAAAGAACCCACCGGTGAAAAAAGTCAGGGAAGGTACGAAGGATTCCGCTCCAGTCTACTTgtggaaaaaggaaagaaagcgatGA